Proteins from one Rosa chinensis cultivar Old Blush chromosome 7, RchiOBHm-V2, whole genome shotgun sequence genomic window:
- the LOC112175666 gene encoding vesicle transport v-SNARE 13, whose protein sequence is MHDLDSGTMSDVFEGYERHYCELSVNLSNKCTPTTIVDGEQRKQRNAEIKAALDEADDLIRKMDLEARSLQPSVKTTLLPKVREYKTDLNNLKSLVKRITTTEISHLAREELLGSGEADTLTASNDQRGRLLMTTERINQSSDRIKASRRTVLETEELGVTILQELHQQRQSLLHSSNNLHAVDETITNSKKVLVAMTRRMSRNKWIMGSIVGVLVLAILLILYLKISH, encoded by the exons ATGCACGATCTGGATTCTGGAACAATGAGTGATGTATTTGAGGGGTACGAGCGCCATTACTGCGAGCTCTCTGTCAATCTCTCAAACAAATGCACACCAACCACCATTGTTGATGGAG AGCAAAGGAAGCAGAGAAATGCAGAGATAAAAGCTGCATTGGATGAAGCTGATGATTTG ATTAGGAAGATGGACCTCGAGGCAAGGAGTCTGCAGCCGAGTGTGAAGACGACGCTTCTTCCCAAGGTGAGAGAATACAAAACCGATTTGAACAACTTGAAGAGCCTAGTTAAGAGAATAACAACAACAGAGATCAGTCATTTGGCCCGCGAGGAGTTGTTGGGGTCTGGAGAAGCAGATACCTTGACG GCCTCAAATGATCAAAGAGGAAGGTTGTTGATGACAACAGAAAGAATAAACCAGTCAAGTGACAGAATCAAGGCGAGTAGAAGAACAGTGCTGGAAACAGAGGAGCTTGGTGTTACGATTCTCCAAGAATTGCATCAACAACGCCAGTCTCTTCTACATTCCAGTAACAAT TTGCATGCGGTGGATGAAACTATTACCAACAGTAAGAAGGTTCTGGTAGCCATGACAAGAAGGATGAGCAGAAACAAATGGATCATGGGTTCCATTGTAGGAGTTCTGGTCCTTGCAATCCTGCTTATTCTTTACTTGAAGATATCACACTAG